ACCCCGCAGCTCTGCTGCGGCTGGGATTTTGAGAACTGAACGTTCTCAAAAGCTTCGAGCGATTGGCGAGATGATTTTGAGGTTTGGAGTCCTCAAATCATGCCGCTCTTGCGGCAAGCTTTTCAACCCGATAACGTTTGTGAATGGTTGAAAAAGCCGAGAGCGAACGAATTTTGAGGAATTGAAGGAGTCCTCAAAAGCTGAGAACGCAAGTGAACAGAGTTCGCGAACGGATGCGCAAATTTTAGGCAATTTCTTTACTAAACTTTTAGCGTTCAGTTACAAAGAATTCAAATAAAATTACAAAATATAAATATCGTAAAGCCCAATATACTCGTATGAATAAAGAACAGCTGATGGTGCACCTTAAAAGAAGCGGTTATCTCAAATCGCCGGAAGTGATTGCAGCGTTTGAAAAAACCCCGCGCGAGAAGTTCATCCCGGAAGGGCTCAGCCATATGGCTCATGAGGACACGCCTATTCCAATAGGCTATTACCAGACCATCAGCGCGCCTCATATGTATGCGATCATGCTTGAGCTTGCAGAAATAAAAAAAGGCGAGAAAGTCCTTGAAGTCGGCACAGGAAGCGGATACGGCGCGGCATTGATTTCAAAGCTTGTCGGGCAAAAGACGTATGTTGATTCAATTGAGATAATCCCGGAGCTTGCTGAAGTTGCAAAGCAGAATTTGGCGCACTCAAAGATAAAAAACGTCAAAGTGATTGTCGGCAACGGAAACTTAGGGCTTGCGGCAGAGGCTCCATTCGACAAGATAATTGTTACGGCAGGCGCGCCGGAAATTCCAAAAGAGCTTGTCAGGCAATTGAAAGAGGGCGGCAAAATAGTGATTCCTGTCGGAACTCCTGCATTTCAGGAGCTTCTTGTCGGAGTAAAACGGAACGGAAAAATAGAATACACGACTCACGGCGAGGTTATTTTTGTGCCGCTGGTGAAGAAGGAATGAAACTTATTTTTAAACTATTGTGTTCAAAGATACGTTATGAAATTCAAAAAAATTATTACTATCGGCATCGGTGATTCGAAATTGGATGAATCATATTGGAAAAAGATGGACACATTGACCGAAAAAAGAATATCCCTTCCAAAAGACAGCCCAGAAATCAGGAAACATTTGGAAGATGCTGATTGTGTTCTTGTCAATCCTTTCGTGTTTAAGTTTGATAAAGATTTGATTGATTTAGCGAAAAAACTAAGGTTTATCGGTGTTTTAGCAACGGGCTACAATGCAGTTGATTTCGAATATGCTGCAAAAAAGAATGTTGTTGTTTGCAATATTCCTGGCTATAGTACAGAAGCTGTTGCTGAACTTGCTTTTGCATCAATCCTGAATCATATGAGGGATTTGGATAAAGCAAAGGCTCAAATTAAATCATGCGACTATTCCGAGCCCGTTTTCTCAAATTGCCATGAGAATGAGGCGTTTATAGATAAACTAAAATCTAATGCAGTATTAATCAACCTTGCACCAAACGAATTAGTCGATCTTAAGGCATTAGAGAATCGACTAAAAAAAGGCGACATAACCTACATTTTTGACCATCCGGATGAACTTACTGTAGAACAAGCAAACCAGCTTTCAAAATACAAAGCATGTATTATATATCCGCCAATAGGATTTCAGACAGAAGAAGCAAGAATTGCAAAACAAGAGATTTTTGTTGCAAATATCGAGAACTTTTTAAAATGCGCGCCAACGAATAAAGTCAATTGAGATGCTTTTCGAGAATTTATGGGGTGCTTCAAAGTGATTTTGGATTCATAAATATATTCTTTCTTTGCCATATTAATTATATGCCGTATGATGTCGAAATTACAGAGACTGC
This is a stretch of genomic DNA from Nanoarchaeota archaeon. It encodes these proteins:
- a CDS encoding protein-L-isoaspartate(D-aspartate) O-methyltransferase; the encoded protein is MNKEQLMVHLKRSGYLKSPEVIAAFEKTPREKFIPEGLSHMAHEDTPIPIGYYQTISAPHMYAIMLELAEIKKGEKVLEVGTGSGYGAALISKLVGQKTYVDSIEIIPELAEVAKQNLAHSKIKNVKVIVGNGNLGLAAEAPFDKIIVTAGAPEIPKELVRQLKEGGKIVIPVGTPAFQELLVGVKRNGKIEYTTHGEVIFVPLVKKE